In one Fodinicola acaciae genomic region, the following are encoded:
- a CDS encoding SDR family NAD(P)-dependent oxidoreductase, whose product MSVVRTVLVTGGAGGIGRAIAAAFRDLGDDVVVADLRDADVAATSLGIRGVAIDITDEDSIAAALERIGPVDVLVNNAGLLTVHGRLMELPGADMLRILRTNAHGTFLMTQQVARQLVSRGRGGAVVNLSSIGARQPTPGMGGYECSKAAVDALTRWSAIELAEHGIRVNAVAPGPVLTPMLAAGLPAGSPARQAWLDRIPLRELATVEAVAAAVVFLASDVAAHITGVSLPVDGGQLLT is encoded by the coding sequence ATGAGCGTCGTCCGTACGGTCCTGGTCACCGGAGGTGCCGGCGGCATCGGCCGCGCGATCGCCGCCGCCTTCCGCGATCTCGGCGACGACGTGGTGGTCGCCGACCTCCGCGACGCCGACGTGGCGGCGACCTCGCTCGGCATCCGTGGGGTCGCCATCGACATCACCGACGAGGATTCGATCGCCGCGGCCCTTGAGCGGATCGGTCCAGTCGACGTGCTGGTCAACAATGCCGGCCTGCTGACCGTCCATGGCCGGCTGATGGAGCTGCCCGGCGCGGACATGCTGCGGATCCTGCGTACGAACGCGCACGGCACTTTCCTGATGACGCAACAGGTTGCGCGGCAGCTGGTGTCGCGCGGCAGGGGTGGCGCCGTGGTCAACCTGTCGTCGATCGGCGCGCGCCAGCCGACTCCTGGCATGGGTGGCTACGAATGCAGCAAGGCCGCTGTCGACGCGTTGACGCGCTGGTCGGCGATCGAGCTGGCCGAGCATGGCATCCGTGTCAACGCGGTAGCTCCCGGTCCGGTGCTCACGCCGATGCTCGCCGCCGGACTGCCGGCCGGCTCGCCGGCACGCCAGGCCTGGCTGGACCGGATTCCGTTGCGGGAGCTGGCAACCGTCGAGGCCGTGGCCGCGGCGGTGGTGTTCCTGGCCAGCGACGTCGCGGCGCACATCACTGGCGTGAGCCTGCCGGTCGATGGCGGCCAGCTGCTCACCTGA
- a CDS encoding amidohydrolase, which yields MPRAFADLVLRGGPVHTMAGGDPATALAVRNSRVSRVGTDAHVRDLTGPRTTVVDLNGRAVIPGINDAHLHATWLGLRWPHTLLGDSAGSQRSLQRSLRTDAERRAAILRAGDVLARLGITSYTEPGLGPGEDGGSTGAFGSSVVRQYRELAAEGLLRSRVTALWLYGEVDGPSAYADLARGLSTIDDNRMDPRHLSFTGVKIFADGIPPMRSAYLDDGYSDGGRGELLVDGKDDAERERHLTDMILAVHRAGLQVGVHATGDRAIEVVLDAVAMARAERDVDLRHYVIHGDLVTAAQLRRMARLGVGLAVQAGIAVRTAKAVEAVLAAGRAENAWPFQDILRAGVPLCLTSDAPVLAPDWRREIAAADEWLGAAADVRARVECLLRCYTVNPARQDGADSWKGTLAAGMAADLCVLSADPLALTAAELPEVEIDLTVLGGKIVYERLR from the coding sequence GTGCCGAGAGCGTTCGCAGATCTGGTCCTCCGCGGCGGACCGGTCCACACGATGGCCGGCGGCGATCCGGCGACCGCGCTGGCCGTCCGGAACAGCCGCGTGTCGCGAGTGGGGACGGATGCGCACGTACGCGACCTGACCGGTCCGCGTACGACGGTGGTCGATCTCAACGGACGCGCGGTGATTCCTGGGATCAACGACGCGCACCTGCATGCGACCTGGCTCGGTCTGCGGTGGCCGCATACGTTGCTCGGCGACAGCGCCGGATCGCAGCGGTCGTTACAGCGGTCGTTACGGACGGACGCCGAGCGCCGAGCGGCGATCCTGCGCGCCGGAGATGTCCTGGCGAGACTGGGAATCACCAGCTACACCGAGCCGGGGTTGGGTCCGGGGGAGGACGGCGGGTCGACCGGAGCCTTCGGCAGCTCGGTCGTACGGCAATATCGTGAGCTCGCGGCCGAGGGTTTGTTGCGGTCACGGGTAACCGCATTGTGGCTGTATGGCGAGGTGGACGGTCCGAGTGCGTACGCCGATCTCGCAAGGGGACTGTCCACAATAGACGACAACAGGATGGATCCGCGGCATTTGTCGTTCACCGGTGTGAAGATCTTCGCCGATGGCATTCCGCCGATGCGTTCGGCATATCTCGATGACGGTTATTCCGACGGTGGCCGAGGCGAGCTTTTGGTCGATGGGAAGGACGATGCCGAGCGAGAGCGGCATCTCACCGACATGATCCTGGCCGTGCATCGCGCCGGACTGCAGGTCGGCGTACACGCCACCGGCGACCGCGCGATCGAGGTCGTGCTCGACGCCGTGGCAATGGCGCGGGCGGAGCGAGACGTCGACCTTCGCCACTACGTCATTCACGGCGACTTGGTGACGGCGGCGCAGTTGAGACGGATGGCGCGGCTGGGCGTCGGTCTGGCCGTGCAGGCCGGCATCGCGGTGCGTACGGCCAAGGCCGTGGAGGCCGTCCTGGCGGCCGGTCGCGCGGAAAACGCGTGGCCGTTTCAGGACATTCTGCGGGCCGGCGTTCCGCTGTGCCTGACCTCGGACGCGCCGGTGCTCGCGCCCGACTGGCGGCGCGAGATCGCGGCGGCTGACGAATGGCTCGGAGCGGCCGCGGACGTGCGCGCGCGTGTCGAGTGCCTTCTTCGTTGTTATACGGTGAATCCGGCACGCCAGGACGGCGCGGACAGCTGGAAGGGCACGTTGGCCGCCGGAATGGCCGCCGACCTGTGCGTGCTGAGCGCCGATCCGTTGGCGCTGACCGCGGCGGAGCTGCCTGAGGTGGAGATCGATCTTACTGTGCTCGGTGGAAAAATCGTCTACGAGCGGCTCAGGTGA
- a CDS encoding aldo/keto reductase, translating to MRGDVPVLALGSWHTWDRMEFDEVVAVIARAAELGCAFFDVAHYDMGPHAEGSRTDLIFGQAVRAAGLTREDWLYCGKLWLWDYPRTGFDRQMTTSLERVGVERADMVVVGDYAGALEVERVVVDVAEQVEAGRFASWGVNNWRIGDVRAAIDIARRHGLPPPSFAQLKYGLVRRSVAEGECYAPLFASGELALQASDVLEGGLLAGNLRPGRKIGADVGGIRGRIIDAWPQVAHIAGDLGVSAAQLGIAFCLTNPATANVLVGVSSLAQLEDDLAAIELVDRVGADTLRELTDALWLDREVAADGSW from the coding sequence ATGCGTGGTGACGTGCCGGTCCTGGCGCTCGGATCGTGGCACACCTGGGACCGGATGGAATTCGACGAGGTCGTCGCGGTGATCGCGCGAGCGGCCGAGCTCGGCTGTGCGTTCTTCGACGTGGCGCATTACGACATGGGTCCACACGCGGAAGGCTCGCGCACCGACCTGATTTTCGGTCAAGCCGTACGCGCCGCCGGTCTCACCCGCGAAGATTGGCTTTATTGCGGCAAACTCTGGCTCTGGGACTATCCTCGCACCGGTTTCGACCGGCAAATGACGACATCTCTGGAGCGCGTAGGTGTGGAACGCGCGGACATGGTCGTGGTTGGCGACTATGCCGGCGCGCTGGAGGTGGAGCGTGTCGTGGTGGACGTGGCCGAGCAGGTCGAGGCCGGCAGGTTTGCCAGCTGGGGTGTCAACAACTGGCGGATTGGCGACGTACGAGCGGCGATCGACATCGCGCGGCGGCACGGCCTGCCGCCTCCGTCGTTTGCTCAGCTGAAATACGGTCTGGTGCGGCGGTCGGTGGCCGAAGGTGAGTGCTACGCCCCGCTGTTCGCGTCCGGCGAGCTGGCGCTGCAGGCCTCCGACGTACTGGAAGGTGGCCTGCTGGCCGGAAACCTGCGGCCAGGCCGGAAAATCGGTGCCGACGTCGGTGGCATCCGTGGTCGCATCATCGATGCCTGGCCGCAGGTGGCCCACATTGCCGGCGATCTCGGTGTGTCCGCCGCACAGCTCGGCATTGCCTTCTGCCTGACCAATCCGGCGACGGCCAACGTGCTGGTCGGTGTGTCGAGCCTTGCGCAGCTGGAGGACGATCTCGCGGCGATCGAGCTGGTCGATCGTGTCGGCGCGGATACGCTGCGCGAGCTGACCGATGCTCTGTGGCTGGACCGCGAGGTCGCCGCCGACGGAAGTTGGTGA